The Bdellovibrio bacteriovorus W nucleotide sequence GACGAGTTTTTGGAGTCATTTTCAAACGACGACGAATCTGTTCTTCAACTTCTTCAGTCGAAGAATGATCAGACATTTTAACATTGAAGCGCGGCGCTGATTTTTTTTGTGGAGTTTCTTGCGCCACTTTTCTTGCATTGCTAAAAAATTGATCGTAACCGTTCTTCATCCTACTGATTCCTTTTTCGCCTGGAAGCGCAAAATACTTTGCTCATCCATTTCTTTCTGATCATTAGCTAAGCGCTCGGCCTTATACTCTGCGAATTTATTTTCTCGCATCTTCTCCATTATTTTATAGTCTAGAGCCTTTTGTCGCAAAATTTCTCTCTTCGCCTCGACCAATTTCTCGGCTTCAAAGACCTTTTGCTTCTGTCGGTGTATAAAAACTTCTTGGCCTTTTAAAAAATCATGAATCTGTGCCAGAGCTGGACCTGGAGATCCCCCCTGTTGCACTAAAGCCCCCGCCTGCTCATGAGCGCGAGTTTTGGTCTCTTCCATGTTTTTTAAGCGTTTTTCTTCTTCGGCAAGCTGTGCCTGTGCCTCTTGAAAGTCCTTCTGCGCTAGGCTTTCAACGATCTTGCGATGATCTAATACTTTTTGAAGATTGAATTTAAACTTCACTCAATAAACCCATCATCCTTGATCATTGAGACCGAAAGAATCCTTCTTTCGATCTTTAAAAATTCAACTATTTCAAATGACCGACTAAGCGTTGGCTAGAATTTGCTGCAAGTGGCGGACAGTCTGAGCAAAGTTAGTTGGATCTTCAACTCTTTGCTTGAGGAAATCATTCACACCATCAATCACCTTTATCGCCTTATCAATTTTTGGATTCGAGCCCGATTTATAAGCTCCAATATTAATAAGGTCCTCTGCATCTTTATAGATTGCTAAGGTCTCGCGCAGCTTTTGCGAAAGCTTCGCATGCTCTGGTGAAGTCACAGCCCGCATCACGCGACTGGCACTTTGCATAACGTCGATCGCTGGAAAGTGACCCTTTTGCGCAAGTGCACGACTCAGAACTATATGTCCATCGACGATGGAACGCACAGAGTCCCCTATCGGGTCATTCATATCATCCCCTTCAACGAGGGTTGTATAGAATCCCGTGATACTGCCTTCGCCCTCAAAGGCTCCAGCTCTTTCCAAAAGTTTTGGCAGGGTTGCAAATACACTCGGAGTATAACCTTTTTGTGAAGGTGGCTCTCCAGTGCTCAATCCGATTTCACGCTGAGCCATTGCAAAACGAGTCACGGAGTCCATCATCAATAATACGTTTTTACCTTGAGCACAGAAATACTCTGCTAAGGCCGTTGCCACATAAGCACCGCGCATACGTAAAAGTGGACTCTGATCACTTGTCACACAAACCACCACGGAGCGCGCCATCCCCTCAGGGCCCAGATCATGCTCGATAAACTCGCGCACCTCACGGCCACGCTCGCCAATCATCGCAATGACGTTCACATCCGCATTGGTATTGCGAGCCATCATTCCCAAAAGGACTGACTTCCCGACACCCGAACCTGCCATAATTGCGACACGCTGACCTAGACCTGCGGTTAATGCTCCGTTGATAGCACGAATTCCTACGTCAATAGGTTCGCGAATGGGCTTTCTTAAAAGCGGATTTCTAACTTCACTATAAAGAGGAACCTCACGGAAGTTTTCTAATTCACCTTTATCATCTAAAGGACGCCCTAACCCATCAACCACTCGGCCTAAGAGTTCTTCTCCGGCTTTTACAGTGGCAATCTGGCGAGCAAGGATAATTTTTGATCCCAAAGCCACTCCACGCATTTCGTGAAGCGCCATCATT carries:
- a CDS encoding flagellar basal body formation protein fliJ (COG2882 Flagellar biosynthesis chaperone); translated protein: MKFKFNLQKVLDHRKIVESLAQKDFQEAQAQLAEEEKRLKNMEETKTRAHEQAGALVQQGGSPGPALAQIHDFLKGQEVFIHRQKQKVFEAEKLVEAKREILRQKALDYKIMEKMRENKFAEYKAERLANDQKEMDEQSILRFQAKKESVG
- a CDS encoding flagellum-specific ATP synthase (COG1157 Flagellar biosynthesis/type III secretory pathway ATPase); amino-acid sequence: METPPFSIDFEKYFDVVDSVHLTRDSGKVTEVNGMLIKGYLPGASVGSIVQIIPSGMDKAFLAEVVGFKDKHVLMMALHEMRGVALGSKIILARQIATVKAGEELLGRVVDGLGRPLDDKGELENFREVPLYSEVRNPLLRKPIREPIDVGIRAINGALTAGLGQRVAIMAGSGVGKSVLLGMMARNTNADVNVIAMIGERGREVREFIEHDLGPEGMARSVVVCVTSDQSPLLRMRGAYVATALAEYFCAQGKNVLLMMDSVTRFAMAQREIGLSTGEPPSQKGYTPSVFATLPKLLERAGAFEGEGSITGFYTTLVEGDDMNDPIGDSVRSIVDGHIVLSRALAQKGHFPAIDVMQSASRVMRAVTSPEHAKLSQKLRETLAIYKDAEDLINIGAYKSGSNPKIDKAIKVIDGVNDFLKQRVEDPTNFAQTVRHLQQILANA